Part of the Cryptosporangium arvum DSM 44712 genome, CGGCCTTCGCGTCGACCGCGAGTTGATCGGCCAGGATCTCGGTACGGCCCGATTCGAGGCCACGCAGCGCCCGGTCCACGATCACGGCCGGGTCGGTCATCAGCGCGTCCAGCGCTCCTGCCCCGGCGACGGCGTCGGCGAACGCCTTCAGCACCGGAGTCGAGGCCATGCCGAAGACGAGGCCGCTGACGAACGTCCCCGCGCCGGACAGCTCGTCGCGCAGGCTGTTGGTCATGCTCCACAGGGCGGCCTTGGAGGCGGCGTAGACGTGGAGGCCGTCGGAGGTCGCCCAGGCCGCGGCCGACAGCACGTTGAGCACGGCCCCGCCGCCGTTCGCGGCCAGCACCGGCGCGAACGCGCGCACCATCTGGAGCGTGCCGAAGACGTTGGTGTCGAACTGGCGGCGGATCAGGTCCGGGTCGCCGTCGGCGAGGGCGAGCCCGGGCGAGGACATCGAGGCGTTGTTGATCAGCAGATCGACGTCGTGCGCCGTCGCCGCCGCC contains:
- a CDS encoding SDR family NAD(P)-dependent oxidoreductase translates to MTLSGSTALVTGVGAGNLGHHFVQQLLDRGARRVYATARRPELIDAPGAHVLRLDLTDHASIAAAAATAHDVDLLINNASMSSPGLALADGDPDLIRRQFDTNVFGTLQMVRAFAPVLAANGGGAVLNVLSAAAWATSDGLHVYAASKAALWSMTNSLRDELSGAGTFVSGLVFGMASTPVLKAFADAVAGAGALDALMTDPAVIVDRALRGLESGRTEILADQLAVDAKAALSGEGPSVYATLLGQ